In Erythrobacter sp. KY5, the DNA window GCAGTGGCAGGCGAAGCTGGGCGGCGAGAGCCTTGCACCCGGCCATGTCCGCATCCCGCGCGGCAGCCGGATCGAGAGCCTCGAAGGGTTCAAGGACGGTGCGTGGTGGGTGCAGGATCTGGCCGCAATGATCCCTTCGATGGTGATCGGTAAGGGGAAGGGCCACGCGCTCGACCTGTGCGCTGCGCCCGGCGGCAAGACCATGGCGCTCGCAAGCGCGGGCTGGGACGTAACCGCGCTCGACATATCGAAGCGGCGGCTGGGCACTCTCAAGGAAAACCTCAAGCGCACCGGCCTTGCAGCCTCGCCCGTGCGGGCCGATGCGCTTCAATGGGAGCCGAAGCACCATTTCGATGCGATCCTGCTCGATGCGCCCTGCACCGCTACGGGTACCTGTCGCCGCCACCCCGATGTGCTCCACCGCATCGGCAAGCGCCAGATTGCCGAGATGGTCGAGATCCAGCACAACCTTTTGAGCCGCGCGGCTCAGTGGCTCAAACCGGGCGGCACGCTTGTCTATGCGGTCTGCTCGCTCGAACCCGAAGAGGGCGAGGAGCAGGCGGCATGGATCAATGCGCAGCTGGGCCTTGAGCCTGTGCCGGTCACTGAAGGCGAACTTCCAGCAGGCCTCATGCCCACGCCGCAAGGCCATGTTCGAACGCATCCCGGAATGCTCGGTGAGAAAGGCGGGCTGGACGGGTTTTTCGTGGCGCGCTGGCGCAGGCCGATATCAGAGCACGCATAACGAAAGGAACACCGTGTCCCAGCGAAATGTCCTTATTTACAAAGACCCATTCACGCCGCCCGTCAGAAGCGTCACCTTGTCGCTGGATGAGAACGATCGCTTGCGCCTCTACACGCTCGACGTAGGAGCATCGGTCGAGGCGGCCTGGGGCAGCAGCGATTACGAATTCTGGCTCGATATCGAAGCCCCGCAATTGCCGGCCCTTCACGCCGCGCTCCTTGCCGATAGCGGCGGGGAGGCGAAGTCCCATGACGAGGGGACGGACGACACCATCGCAGAGCGCTGTTTCGATATCCTCGTCAAACGCTACACCGGCGAAGCGCGCGCAACAGATGGGCTCCACGAATTCTGCAAGGCCAACGCGATCAAGTGTCGCTGGTCGCGCTGGGTCTGACTGGCGCGAAAGAGCTTTCATCGCGCCGCGCGCTGTGCGAACCCATCGGTTGAGGGGGAGGCCGTCTTCATGTGGCGCATCATCGGTCCCGCGCTGCTCTTTTCCGGGGCCGCCATCGGGACATCGCACCTGATTCAATCGACGCGTGCGGGCGCGGTTTACGGGCTGGGCCTGATGGGCGTGATCGCGCTCGCCTGTA includes these proteins:
- a CDS encoding RsmB/NOP family class I SAM-dependent RNA methyltransferase, yielding MATPTGIHARRAALKMLDAVLRRGETLEQAAPGALRDVRDANDQALARAIAGEALRWLTDLDALIDSATRQRLPDDAKPRSVLRLMLAQALRLETPPHAVIATGLPLLSGGPRRLAHGVFSTLMKREAALPDVPTLPADVRERWGDMADEIARGLAHPPEVDLHIKDASQTAQWQAKLGGESLAPGHVRIPRGSRIESLEGFKDGAWWVQDLAAMIPSMVIGKGKGHALDLCAAPGGKTMALASAGWDVTALDISKRRLGTLKENLKRTGLAASPVRADALQWEPKHHFDAILLDAPCTATGTCRRHPDVLHRIGKRQIAEMVEIQHNLLSRAAQWLKPGGTLVYAVCSLEPEEGEEQAAWINAQLGLEPVPVTEGELPAGLMPTPQGHVRTHPGMLGEKGGLDGFFVARWRRPISEHA